Proteins from one Bifidobacterium sp. ESL0732 genomic window:
- a CDS encoding phosphoribosylglycinamide synthetase: protein MKADYRLAQDRGIDIENPRIALKVASERLAIVRYVFLVQVEDGIATADQRASLEYADAALVGWPEMDADDVVDLDEDGKKTVAERLASMERYITEFSKQEAEGGIDAMNDLLVRATECVASVRRLYQPDFPIPTFAEIRRVVQDEYDEDMGKIDPSEHATVEDIEEQTEQADEKREENETDKSNDQKNGKNAKNKGDGKA, encoded by the coding sequence GTGAAGGCTGACTACCGGCTGGCCCAAGACCGTGGAATTGATATTGAAAATCCACGTATTGCATTGAAGGTTGCTTCCGAGCGCCTTGCCATCGTCCGTTACGTATTCCTGGTGCAGGTCGAGGATGGCATCGCCACTGCCGATCAGCGTGCCTCACTTGAATACGCGGATGCTGCGCTTGTCGGATGGCCGGAAATGGATGCAGACGATGTGGTCGACCTCGACGAGGACGGCAAGAAGACCGTTGCCGAGCGGCTTGCCTCTATGGAACGTTACATCACGGAGTTCAGCAAGCAGGAGGCCGAAGGCGGCATCGACGCCATGAACGACCTGCTGGTCCGCGCCACGGAATGCGTTGCCTCGGTCCGTCGCCTTTATCAGCCCGATTTTCCGATTCCGACTTTCGCTGAGATTCGCCGCGTCGTCCAGGACGAATATGACGAGGATATGGGCAAGATCGATCCCAGCGAGCATGCCACCGTCGAGGATATCGAAGAACAAACGGAACAGGCTGACGAGAAGCGCGAAGAAAACGAAACCGACAAATCGAACGATCAGAAAAACGGCAAGAACGCTAAGAACAAAGGTGATGGCAAGGCATGA
- a CDS encoding glutamate-5-semialdehyde dehydrogenase has translation MAASDRQDSTVLDSEVFRQVCAMGDAAAKAQRVLAEANTEQKNTLLNAIADELESGSKTIAEANSFDMSEAKQSGMSAGKLDRLLFDEARVKAAADGVRHVVTLPDPVGQIVRGSTLPNGLRLNEVRVPIGVFGMIYEARPNVTVDVASLCLKSGNAVLLRGGHEAQHTNEATLEIIRKTLREQGFDPALVASVDKFGRMGATAMMEARGHIDVLVPRGGAGLIQAVVRNSKVPVIETGAGNVHIYVDKAADFAKAIPIILNAKTQRVGVCNAAEKLIVHRVVAKDFLPLAAKALADAGVELHADDEAYGIIGQSGIANLNLLHATPEDWDAEYLALKMGVKVVSSLDKAIEHINLHSTGHTECIISEDYSAIERFTKRIDSAVVMANASSRFTDGGMFGFGAELGISTQKLHARGPMGLAEMTTTKWIGYGTGQVRA, from the coding sequence ATGGCTGCAAGTGATCGGCAAGATTCGACGGTTCTGGATTCAGAGGTGTTCCGGCAGGTCTGCGCCATGGGTGACGCCGCAGCAAAGGCGCAACGGGTGCTCGCCGAAGCCAACACTGAGCAGAAAAACACGTTGCTGAATGCCATCGCTGATGAGCTTGAATCCGGAAGCAAGACCATCGCCGAGGCCAACTCTTTCGATATGAGTGAGGCCAAGCAGTCTGGTATGAGCGCCGGCAAGCTTGACCGTTTGCTCTTCGATGAGGCGCGTGTGAAGGCTGCGGCCGATGGCGTTCGACATGTCGTCACGCTTCCCGATCCGGTCGGCCAGATTGTACGTGGTTCCACGCTGCCCAATGGCCTGCGTCTGAACGAAGTGCGGGTACCGATCGGCGTATTCGGTATGATTTACGAGGCTCGGCCCAATGTCACCGTCGATGTCGCTTCGCTGTGCCTTAAATCCGGAAACGCCGTCTTGTTGCGTGGCGGGCACGAAGCCCAACACACCAACGAGGCAACGCTTGAAATTATTCGCAAAACATTGCGGGAACAAGGCTTTGACCCGGCGTTGGTTGCTTCCGTCGACAAGTTCGGCCGTATGGGCGCCACGGCGATGATGGAGGCACGTGGTCATATCGACGTGCTGGTGCCTCGCGGGGGAGCAGGACTCATTCAGGCTGTCGTGCGCAATTCCAAAGTTCCGGTCATTGAGACTGGGGCTGGCAATGTCCATATCTATGTCGACAAGGCCGCGGATTTCGCCAAAGCCATCCCGATTATCCTCAACGCCAAAACGCAACGGGTCGGTGTGTGTAATGCCGCAGAAAAGCTGATCGTCCACCGCGTCGTGGCCAAGGACTTCCTTCCATTGGCTGCAAAAGCGTTGGCAGACGCGGGGGTGGAACTTCATGCCGACGATGAAGCATACGGAATCATCGGCCAAAGCGGCATCGCTAACCTGAACCTGCTGCATGCCACGCCGGAGGATTGGGATGCCGAATACCTCGCGCTGAAGATGGGGGTCAAGGTTGTCAGTTCATTGGACAAGGCGATCGAGCACATCAACCTTCATTCCACCGGTCATACGGAATGCATCATTTCCGAGGATTACAGCGCCATCGAGCGTTTTACCAAACGCATCGATTCGGCAGTGGTCATGGCCAATGCCTCATCAAGGTTTACGGATGGCGGTATGTTCGGTTTTGGAGCTGAATTGGGCATCTCGACGCAGAAGCTACACGCCCGCGGACCCATGGGCCTGGCCGAGATGACCACCACCAAATGGATTGGCTACGGCACCGGTCAGGTGCGAGCTTGA
- the recN gene encoding DNA repair protein RecN codes for MLEELEVRNLGPIRSAVLTPDKGMTAITGETGAGKSMLLSAIQLISGAKASVGRVSAGAESAWAQGIFDVDENGNAAGLAQDAGVLDADSEETDPDPDEIGRRELFLSRTVPASGRSRAVLCGHSVPRSVLGNVAAELVTIHGQADQLRLASPARQREFLDMAADDGVERAAYRQSWEQLQAMDQRLNTVTNQEASTRQRADYLRESIEQINKVDPKPGEDEELKGKRSRVENSAEIAQGVGSALSALDASQVDSDSDAQGASDAITHAIQALRTIHVGGAFGEAADRLESLNADLSDIVFSLSNEVDSDEDVDGLDAINSRIHELDELTRRWGPTLEDVIAWRDKAAFEIEDLDASPEKVEEIKAQRKQAFDVAMKSAEALSRKRKLAATALANTVTKELAALAMAGSGLEIRVVRRNVASNKPTGKNGETQTASDTWPLDANGIDDIEFLFTPFPGSPQLPMGKSASGGELSRLMLALELSVAEKRTSGSRDMTFIFDEVDAGVGGKAAVELGKRLSKLAQTSQVIVVTHLAQVASWADTQFVVSKGKAAAKAKNAGPKATVETTVNEVTGDARIHEIARMLSGSESATSLTHAKELLDESRL; via the coding sequence ATGCTTGAAGAACTTGAAGTGCGCAATCTCGGGCCCATTCGTTCTGCAGTGCTGACACCAGACAAGGGGATGACGGCGATTACCGGCGAAACCGGCGCTGGCAAATCCATGCTGTTGAGTGCCATACAGCTTATTTCCGGAGCCAAGGCAAGCGTTGGACGGGTTTCTGCCGGGGCTGAATCGGCATGGGCTCAAGGTATTTTCGATGTCGACGAGAACGGCAATGCAGCCGGTCTCGCACAGGATGCCGGAGTGTTGGATGCCGATAGCGAGGAAACCGATCCGGATCCCGACGAGATAGGGCGCCGGGAACTTTTCCTTTCCCGTACCGTTCCGGCGTCTGGACGTTCACGCGCTGTGCTATGCGGGCATAGCGTGCCCAGAAGCGTGCTCGGCAACGTGGCTGCAGAACTGGTGACTATACATGGTCAAGCCGATCAGCTGCGTCTTGCCTCGCCTGCCCGTCAACGCGAATTCCTCGACATGGCCGCTGATGACGGTGTGGAGCGTGCCGCGTATCGTCAATCCTGGGAACAGCTTCAGGCGATGGATCAACGACTCAACACTGTCACCAATCAGGAGGCCTCGACCCGTCAACGGGCTGATTATCTTCGAGAGTCCATTGAACAGATCAACAAGGTCGATCCGAAGCCAGGCGAGGATGAGGAACTGAAGGGAAAGCGTTCGAGAGTTGAGAATTCGGCCGAAATCGCCCAAGGTGTGGGTTCGGCACTTTCGGCGTTGGACGCTTCTCAAGTTGATTCGGACAGCGATGCGCAGGGCGCTTCCGATGCCATCACTCATGCGATTCAGGCGTTGCGCACCATTCATGTCGGGGGAGCTTTCGGTGAGGCTGCAGACCGTCTGGAGTCGTTGAACGCTGACCTTTCTGATATCGTCTTTTCACTATCCAATGAAGTCGATAGCGATGAGGATGTCGACGGATTGGACGCCATCAACTCCCGCATTCACGAACTTGACGAGCTGACACGCCGTTGGGGCCCGACGCTCGAGGACGTGATCGCGTGGCGGGATAAGGCTGCGTTCGAGATAGAGGATCTGGATGCGTCTCCTGAAAAAGTCGAAGAGATCAAGGCGCAACGCAAACAAGCTTTTGACGTTGCAATGAAATCGGCTGAGGCGTTGAGCAGGAAGAGGAAGCTCGCCGCTACAGCTTTGGCCAATACGGTGACCAAGGAGCTTGCTGCTTTGGCTATGGCTGGTTCTGGTCTCGAGATTCGCGTGGTACGTCGCAACGTGGCATCAAATAAGCCCACTGGCAAGAACGGTGAGACGCAGACCGCATCGGATACTTGGCCATTGGATGCCAACGGCATTGACGATATAGAATTCCTGTTCACCCCCTTCCCAGGTTCACCACAACTGCCGATGGGTAAAAGTGCGTCCGGCGGTGAGTTAAGCCGACTCATGTTGGCGCTGGAACTGTCCGTGGCCGAAAAGCGGACTTCCGGATCGAGAGACATGACGTTCATCTTCGACGAGGTTGACGCCGGAGTCGGCGGCAAAGCCGCGGTCGAACTTGGCAAACGCTTGTCCAAACTCGCACAGACCTCGCAGGTCATCGTGGTCACGCATTTGGCGCAGGTCGCCTCTTGGGCCGACACCCAGTTCGTGGTCAGCAAGGGCAAGGCAGCAGCCAAAGCCAAGAACGCCGGTCCAAAGGCAACTGTCGAGACGACCGTCAACGAGGTGACCGGTGATGCCCGCATCCATGAGATCGCGAGAATGCTCTCCGGCAGCGAATCCGCCACGTCTCTAACCCACGCCAAAGAGCTTTTGGACGAAAGTAGATTATAA
- the nadD gene encoding nicotinate-nucleotide adenylyltransferase: MSGLSSQPDLNSIDASKTKQRDRHDKNGRRRIGIMGGTFDPIHNGHLVAASEVAWVYDLDEVIFVPTGRPAFKLGKDVTNAEDRYLMTVIATASNPKFTVSRVDIDRPGITYTIDTLRDIRALNPDAELFFITGADAVAEILKWKEARNMFGLARFVAVTRPGYTSPEHMRAQVEVDTLEIPALAISSTDVRHRVSLGEPVWYLVPDGVVQYIAKHGLYAQTEND, translated from the coding sequence ATGTCTGGCCTCTCCTCGCAACCGGATCTCAACTCGATTGATGCTTCGAAAACGAAACAGAGGGACCGGCACGACAAAAACGGCCGTCGTCGTATCGGTATCATGGGTGGCACCTTTGATCCCATCCACAACGGCCATTTGGTTGCCGCCAGCGAGGTGGCATGGGTCTATGACCTCGATGAGGTGATTTTCGTACCGACGGGACGGCCGGCTTTCAAGCTCGGTAAGGACGTGACCAACGCCGAAGATCGCTACCTGATGACAGTCATCGCCACTGCGTCAAATCCCAAATTTACCGTCTCGCGTGTCGATATCGACCGTCCCGGCATCACCTACACCATCGATACGTTGCGCGATATCCGGGCTCTCAACCCCGATGCGGAACTCTTCTTTATCACCGGTGCTGACGCCGTCGCGGAAATTCTCAAATGGAAGGAAGCGCGGAATATGTTTGGGCTTGCGCGCTTCGTCGCCGTCACGCGTCCCGGATATACCAGCCCCGAGCACATGCGTGCGCAGGTCGAGGTTGACACTCTGGAGATTCCCGCGTTGGCGATCTCCTCGACTGACGTCCGCCATCGCGTCTCGCTTGGCGAGCCGGTGTGGTATCTTGTCCCCGACGGCGTGGTGCAATACATCGCCAAACACGGTCTCTACGCCCAAACGGAAAACGATTGA
- a CDS encoding NAD kinase, producing MVGKRHAVVVTHARLRETSLVVREAVEQLEHAGFSVRIVDSLDPPKFGEPSPIVSSDTEIVVVLGGDGTILGAAELVHNTEVPILGVNLGHVGFLAEFESFQLSEAIARVADRDYSIDERNLARVSVTSSDGKKTASDWALNDITIQQADRDHMIELSVGVDGVEASSFSCDGVIISTPTGSTAYAFSAGGPIIWPDVKALQLIPLAAHALFTRPMVISEHSRFTVDVIDDSLTEGWICCDGRRKMKLEYGTRTTVHLSSLTVKLASLSGVPFTNRLVSKFNLPSVSLRQRSRMEERKRENIIAEENKVKPSRHTGNGKQGSSGKVKSDA from the coding sequence ATGGTCGGTAAGCGCCATGCGGTCGTGGTCACACATGCTCGGCTTCGTGAGACCAGTCTTGTGGTGCGTGAAGCGGTCGAGCAGCTCGAACATGCAGGATTTTCCGTTCGTATCGTCGACAGTCTTGATCCACCAAAATTCGGAGAGCCATCGCCCATCGTCAGCAGTGACACCGAAATAGTCGTGGTGCTTGGCGGAGATGGCACGATTCTGGGTGCCGCCGAGCTGGTCCATAATACCGAAGTTCCCATTCTCGGTGTCAATTTGGGCCACGTCGGTTTCCTTGCGGAATTCGAGAGCTTCCAATTAAGCGAGGCTATCGCGCGCGTTGCCGACCGTGACTATTCGATTGACGAGCGCAATCTGGCCAGGGTTTCTGTGACTTCCTCTGACGGCAAAAAGACAGCAAGCGATTGGGCTCTGAACGACATCACCATTCAACAGGCCGACCGTGACCATATGATCGAGCTTTCTGTCGGCGTTGACGGAGTGGAAGCCAGCTCGTTCAGTTGCGATGGCGTGATCATTTCGACCCCGACGGGTTCCACGGCCTACGCTTTTTCTGCCGGAGGCCCGATTATCTGGCCTGATGTCAAAGCGTTGCAACTGATACCGCTTGCCGCGCACGCGCTGTTCACACGTCCGATGGTGATTAGTGAACATTCCCGTTTCACCGTCGATGTGATTGATGATTCCCTGACCGAAGGCTGGATCTGCTGTGACGGCAGAAGGAAAATGAAACTGGAATACGGAACGCGAACCACCGTCCATCTTTCATCGCTCACGGTCAAACTTGCAAGTCTTTCCGGCGTGCCATTCACCAATCGTCTGGTCAGCAAATTCAACCTCCCCAGCGTGAGCCTCCGTCAGCGTTCTCGAATGGAGGAGCGTAAACGCGAGAACATCATAGCCGAAGAAAACAAGGTTAAACCTTCTCGTCATACGGGTAACGGAAAACAAGGTTCATCTGGAAAGGTGAAATCCGATGCTTGA
- the thrC gene encoding threonine synthase: MNTTFHSTRSSSKKLTSRQAIRQGLASDGGLFVTDDLGKQQVDVAELIGKSYQDMARTVLGVLLPDFSASELDECVRAAYGSQWLDSAITPLKPLGDDYVLELFNGPTSAFKDVALQILPQFMARTATGAMSANEKVMVLTATSGDTGKAALAGFADTPGTGITVFYPEGKVSEIQRLQMTTQSGSNVNVCAVRGNFDDAQSAVKRIFGDKDLATTLEEENGVSLSSANSINVGRLVPQVVYYFAAYAQLVERGAIKVGNEVEFIVPTGNFGDILAGYYAKKLGLPVGRLTVASDRNNVLFDFLTTGTYNRERPFYQTTSPSMDILVSSNLERMLYYMSEGDTELVRSLMNDLANNNSFTIPKTLLKRIRGLFSCGWADEEQVSQAIADCWNANHYVIDPHTACGYHVLEQAPRETGMPRVLLSTASPYKFPRVVGKALGLDTAGTDFDCMDRLSEAANTTAPKNLRGLEHAAERFTDVIAIDEMSDYVRNVSQQL; the protein is encoded by the coding sequence ATGAATACCACCTTTCATAGCACCCGAAGTTCTTCCAAAAAGCTGACCAGCCGCCAGGCCATCCGTCAAGGGCTCGCAAGCGACGGCGGACTGTTCGTCACCGATGATCTCGGCAAGCAGCAGGTCGACGTCGCCGAACTGATCGGCAAGTCCTATCAGGACATGGCCCGCACTGTTTTGGGGGTATTACTGCCTGATTTCTCCGCTTCGGAACTTGACGAATGCGTGCGTGCGGCATACGGCTCTCAGTGGCTCGACAGCGCCATCACTCCTTTGAAGCCTCTGGGTGACGACTATGTCCTCGAGTTGTTCAACGGGCCGACCAGCGCCTTCAAGGATGTAGCACTGCAAATCCTGCCGCAGTTCATGGCCCGTACCGCAACCGGTGCAATGTCGGCAAACGAAAAGGTGATGGTGCTCACGGCCACTTCCGGGGACACCGGCAAGGCGGCGCTCGCAGGGTTCGCGGATACCCCCGGCACCGGCATCACCGTCTTCTACCCTGAAGGCAAAGTCAGCGAAATCCAGCGTCTGCAGATGACCACTCAGTCCGGCTCGAACGTCAACGTCTGCGCGGTGCGCGGCAATTTTGACGACGCTCAATCCGCCGTCAAACGCATTTTCGGTGACAAGGATTTGGCTACGACACTTGAGGAGGAAAACGGCGTCTCACTCTCTTCCGCCAACTCCATCAACGTCGGCCGGCTTGTGCCACAGGTCGTCTATTACTTTGCTGCTTACGCGCAATTGGTCGAACGCGGTGCCATCAAGGTCGGCAATGAAGTCGAGTTCATCGTGCCCACCGGCAATTTCGGCGACATCCTCGCGGGCTACTATGCCAAGAAGCTCGGGCTGCCGGTCGGCAGACTCACCGTGGCCAGCGACCGCAACAATGTGCTGTTTGATTTTCTGACCACCGGCACTTACAACCGCGAGCGCCCGTTCTACCAAACCACCTCACCGTCAATGGACATCCTGGTTTCCTCGAACCTCGAGCGCATGCTCTATTACATGTCCGAAGGCGACACCGAGCTTGTTCGCAGTTTGATGAACGATTTGGCGAATAATAACTCGTTCACGATTCCCAAAACGCTGTTGAAACGTATCCGTGGGCTCTTCTCCTGCGGCTGGGCCGATGAGGAACAGGTGAGCCAGGCCATCGCCGACTGTTGGAATGCAAACCATTACGTCATCGACCCGCACACGGCGTGCGGCTACCATGTGTTGGAGCAGGCCCCTCGCGAAACGGGCATGCCGCGCGTGCTGCTGAGCACCGCCAGCCCGTACAAGTTCCCGCGCGTGGTCGGCAAGGCGCTCGGCCTCGATACCGCCGGTACCGATTTCGATTGCATGGACCGCCTCTCCGAAGCCGCCAACACCACCGCGCCCAAGAACCTGCGCGGTCTGGAGCACGCCGCCGAACGCTTCACCGACGTCATCGCTATTGACGAGATGAGCGACTACGTCAGGAATGTTTCTCAGCAGCTTTAA
- a CDS encoding GntR family transcriptional regulator: MKLIISSVSGEPIYEQIKRQIREAVLNGELKGGEALPSLRKLARELRISVLTVTRAYNELADEGIVVNVQGKGSFVAEKGDERMKKKLTEQVSNALRQVGIAAKAADIPLIDLVEMLETEYKKAK; this comes from the coding sequence ATGAAACTGATCATCTCATCCGTGTCCGGAGAACCGATCTACGAGCAAATCAAACGTCAGATACGCGAGGCCGTGCTGAACGGTGAGCTCAAAGGCGGAGAGGCGCTGCCGAGCCTGCGCAAGCTGGCCAGGGAACTGCGTATCTCCGTGCTCACCGTTACTCGTGCCTACAACGAACTGGCCGATGAGGGCATCGTGGTCAATGTACAGGGCAAGGGTTCGTTTGTCGCCGAGAAAGGCGATGAACGCATGAAGAAGAAGCTCACTGAACAGGTGAGCAACGCCTTACGACAGGTGGGGATAGCTGCGAAAGCCGCTGATATCCCGCTCATTGACCTAGTGGAAATGCTCGAGACTGAATACAAGAAAGCCAAGTAA
- a CDS encoding TlyA family RNA methyltransferase — protein MTTEEHQNMRLDAYMASAGLAHSRTQAQRLIRAGKVTVDGVPADKPSMSVDGTQKILVDAGDDYVSRGAYKLLGAFERFSDLGLSSPKGRYCLDIGASTGGFCDVLLRHGASQIIALDVGHGQLDPRIANDSRIIEMSGVNIRDVEAEDLPYRPSLIVSDVSFISLSYVIPVIVKVAASPADIVLLVKPQFEVGKGHLGKNGVVEDPRLRQEALKTVCDCANEEGLTVVATSPSPILGTHGNEEYLLYATLR, from the coding sequence ATGACTACTGAAGAGCATCAGAACATGCGTTTGGATGCGTATATGGCTTCTGCAGGCCTGGCGCACAGCCGTACTCAGGCGCAGCGTCTCATCCGTGCCGGCAAAGTAACTGTCGACGGCGTGCCTGCGGACAAACCTTCGATGTCGGTCGATGGCACTCAAAAGATTTTGGTCGATGCCGGCGATGATTACGTTTCCAGAGGAGCTTACAAGCTGCTTGGTGCTTTTGAACGTTTCAGTGATTTGGGCTTGTCCTCGCCAAAAGGCCGTTATTGCCTGGATATCGGTGCTTCCACCGGCGGATTCTGTGATGTATTGCTCCGCCACGGTGCGTCTCAAATCATCGCGCTTGACGTCGGACATGGCCAGCTTGACCCGCGTATTGCCAACGATTCACGGATTATTGAGATGAGCGGTGTCAACATTCGTGATGTCGAAGCGGAAGATTTGCCGTACCGCCCTTCTCTCATTGTCTCCGATGTATCGTTTATTTCGCTGAGTTATGTGATTCCTGTAATCGTTAAAGTAGCCGCAAGCCCCGCCGATATCGTGCTTCTGGTCAAGCCACAGTTCGAGGTGGGCAAAGGGCATCTGGGCAAAAACGGCGTAGTGGAAGACCCAAGACTGCGTCAAGAAGCGCTTAAAACGGTTTGTGATTGTGCAAACGAAGAAGGTCTTACCGTGGTTGCCACATCCCCTTCGCCGATTCTTGGAACACATGGCAATGAAGAATACCTGCTTTATGCCACCTTGCGTTGA
- a CDS encoding ABC transporter ATP-binding protein, whose translation MALSVTDVKKRYGSGFSLGPVTFDLPMGYIMGLIGPNGAGKSTLIKLILNMIGRDAGSISVLGLDSIADEVKLKEQLGVVFDSSYFSTYWSVNMAGRVMATMYDAWDQAEFEHYAREFGLEMTKCVKDLSRGMQMKLMIAAALSHDAKLLILDEPTSGLDVLARDELMDILQGYVEDGRHSVLFSTHITSDLERAADFITYITQGQLYYTGPKDEFEDSFRIVKGGLDQIAGIGSNAIGLRRFGTGFEALVQQEVVDSIVGQTSTFISEPVSIDDIIRLTNTAKAPTSTNMNGE comes from the coding sequence ATGGCGCTGAGCGTCACCGACGTCAAGAAACGCTACGGTTCCGGTTTCAGCCTCGGCCCAGTGACGTTCGATCTGCCGATGGGTTACATCATGGGCCTTATCGGCCCCAACGGCGCCGGCAAGTCGACGCTGATCAAGCTCATCCTCAACATGATCGGCCGCGATGCCGGCTCGATCAGCGTGTTGGGGCTCGACAGCATCGCCGACGAGGTGAAGCTCAAGGAACAGCTTGGCGTGGTGTTCGATTCCAGCTATTTCTCAACCTACTGGAGTGTGAACATGGCCGGTCGGGTCATGGCCACAATGTATGACGCTTGGGATCAAGCAGAATTCGAGCATTATGCCCGGGAATTCGGTCTTGAAATGACAAAGTGCGTGAAGGATCTCTCGCGTGGCATGCAGATGAAGCTCATGATTGCGGCGGCGCTCAGCCATGACGCGAAACTGCTGATTCTGGACGAGCCGACCAGCGGTCTCGACGTGCTGGCGCGAGACGAGCTGATGGACATCCTACAAGGCTACGTGGAGGACGGACGCCACAGCGTGTTGTTCAGCACCCACATCACCTCCGACCTCGAGCGGGCCGCTGATTTCATCACCTACATCACACAGGGCCAACTCTATTACACCGGCCCCAAGGACGAGTTCGAGGATTCCTTCCGCATCGTCAAAGGCGGTCTCGACCAGATTGCGGGCATCGGGTCGAATGCGATTGGACTGCGTCGCTTCGGCACCGGTTTCGAGGCGCTGGTCCAGCAGGAGGTCGTCGACAGCATTGTCGGTCAAACCTCTACATTCATCAGCGAACCGGTGTCCATCGACGACATCATCCGTCTGACCAATACGGCCAAGGCGCCAACGTCAACGAACATGAACGGGGAGTGA
- a CDS encoding HAD family phosphatase: MKTNEGKAAIFDLDGTLLDSMDVWHQVDVDFFAERGLTLTDDYMSDVCAMKPDEVARYTIERYGLDDTPLELSRHWDEMVLEAYGTTVQAKPHAVEYLDYLKASGAKLAVATSLSPRVREVAMRHVGIDSYFETSVSVEDTQAASKSSPEVYLLAASRLDVRAGHCTVFEDLLTAVRTAKDAGMNVWAMEDSYSADDRADIARIANGVINDFDDAPRQLL; encoded by the coding sequence ATGAAAACGAACGAAGGCAAAGCGGCCATCTTCGATTTGGACGGTACCCTGCTCGATTCCATGGACGTCTGGCATCAGGTCGATGTCGACTTCTTCGCAGAACGTGGGCTGACGTTGACCGATGATTATATGAGTGACGTCTGCGCAATGAAACCGGACGAGGTGGCGCGCTACACCATCGAGCGCTATGGGCTTGACGATACTCCCCTTGAGCTGTCGAGACATTGGGACGAGATGGTGCTCGAGGCTTATGGCACGACGGTTCAGGCCAAGCCGCATGCCGTCGAGTATCTGGATTATCTCAAAGCTAGCGGGGCCAAACTGGCGGTGGCCACGTCGCTATCGCCCAGAGTTCGTGAGGTGGCGATGCGCCACGTTGGCATCGATTCGTATTTTGAGACGTCCGTCAGCGTTGAGGATACCCAAGCCGCCAGTAAGAGCAGCCCCGAGGTCTATCTGCTCGCGGCGTCGCGTCTGGATGTACGGGCGGGACATTGCACCGTGTTCGAGGATTTGCTGACCGCGGTGCGTACGGCGAAGGATGCCGGCATGAATGTCTGGGCTATGGAGGATTCGTATTCAGCAGATGACAGGGCCGATATTGCCAGGATTGCCAATGGTGTCATCAACGACTTCGATGACGCACCCCGACAACTGTTGTAG
- a CDS encoding ABC-2 transporter permease, whose amino-acid sequence MDSKQIGKAFRIDVYKVLAWGNRKNIKGVGGSVWLLVSLPLVFAIIAKIMGDEALMDPMSGAVTGMLVFVSAMTGMMVFSYEDQTGSRKLNGFLPATRANQVVGRYVLTLFAIAVAVVLQAVCGLIMYMPQRINDAVGLTLLVLVVAPILASLYLPIGYRFPATKATGYAFVLLFVIGALMAVVALTVPEAVLNHVITFVTSAKLGPIPWVAIIGLIVAVVMYVLSCRLSMHIYERKEL is encoded by the coding sequence ATGGATTCCAAGCAAATCGGCAAAGCCTTCCGCATAGACGTATACAAAGTCCTTGCATGGGGCAACAGGAAAAACATCAAAGGCGTTGGTGGCAGCGTATGGCTGCTGGTGTCTTTGCCGTTGGTGTTCGCGATCATAGCCAAAATAATGGGCGACGAAGCGCTGATGGATCCCATGAGTGGGGCCGTCACTGGGATGCTCGTCTTCGTATCGGCCATGACCGGTATGATGGTTTTCAGCTATGAGGACCAGACGGGAAGCAGAAAACTCAATGGGTTTTTACCTGCCACGCGGGCCAATCAGGTTGTCGGACGATATGTTTTAACGCTGTTTGCCATTGCCGTGGCCGTTGTCTTGCAGGCCGTCTGCGGATTGATCATGTATATGCCGCAACGAATCAATGATGCCGTTGGTCTGACGCTGCTGGTGCTGGTGGTGGCCCCCATCCTTGCCAGTCTGTACCTGCCGATCGGCTATCGCTTCCCCGCGACGAAGGCGACGGGCTATGCGTTCGTCCTGCTGTTCGTCATCGGAGCGCTGATGGCGGTCGTAGCACTCACCGTGCCGGAAGCGGTATTGAATCATGTGATAACCTTCGTCACGAGCGCCAAACTTGGGCCGATCCCGTGGGTGGCCATCATCGGCCTCATCGTGGCGGTGGTAATGTACGTCTTGTCCTGCCGGCTTTCGATGCACATCTACGAGCGCAAGGAGCTGTAA